The Zeugodacus cucurbitae isolate PBARC_wt_2022May chromosome 4, idZeuCucr1.2, whole genome shotgun sequence genome includes the window ACCATTCGGTTGACAAACTGATGCCTGAGGGGTTTGCTCTTCTGTACCctcagttattttatttgaattttcacttttattttccacAACACGTTCACCACAACGACAATGCACTAAATCCGGTATATATCCTTTATAAGTGGCGAGCAGGACACTTTGCGGAAATGCACAATCGCAAAAGGGTGCAATTGGACGCTGTGTAGCGCTTATGTATAGACGACGGTGAGACATTTTCTGATTTTCTGAAGTTCTGGAATGTTCGTATGTCTGTGCTTGTTGTGAGTTATGTTGCGCTATGAATGAACAAATGTTGGCCAAGAGTTGTAGTTACAGTAAATATACACACAAGCCGTTTGCATGCACGCAATGTGTGATCATTTATGTTTGCGTGGAAAATTCCATAAACAACACTTTGCCGGAGTTGGTCGTGCACTTATGCGTTAGCGCCTACACATACAGCAAACTTGTTAGCACAATTTGTAATAGAGTGTTTTCCACCAATCTTTTATCTGGCTAGCTAAGCTAGTGCTCTTCACGAGTTCCGTTGAGCGACTGTGCTTATGCCGGTGAGTTGACTTCGGGTGTAACTTTGCAGCTCTTTATATTGATTACACATTTATGTTATCTATGCGTACACTTTgtaaattgtaaacaatttatatatgtatatgctaaagTTTAAACAAAACGCCAGCTGTTGGTTTTGGACGTAAAAAGCTGTATGAAGTATGAAGGGTGGCGCAAAGGCGCTTGCTGTGGCGAatgaaatgtttatgcacagCTGTCAGCTGTTGTTTATCGATAAGCACACTATGTGCGCACAAAAACAGAGAGGTTAGTTAGTTTATTGGTGGCGAGAATTATCAATAGTTgcttaaaatgtaaaaatattagtatcatttatttttattttatattattaatatatttttactattttaaatgaatatacattttatgtacaaagtttcataGTAAATTCTGTCCtagaaaactaatttatttccttttaatatcgATATTATGATTACTGATGGCTGCTTTGTTCTGTGAGCTTAAGCTTTCCCGGATGTGTTTCAGCGCATTCTTTGCATTTCCTTATCCTTTCTTCTTTGACAATTAGTTTTTGCGGTCTTTTCAGTTTTGTTCGCTGCGTAAAATCGCGAgtgaagattttatttattaattgtgcaaatattaacaatgtaaaataagtaatacaaatttaaatcagTTCAGTGAACTAATTATTATGCGTGTGATAagatattttaacatttaatgTGTTATAAATATGAAACAATTGTAGAGTTATTTGCCGAAGGTTTCATATATTTGTCACAGAACATagaaacatttttgtattgGTGTTAGTGCTATTTTGTGAAAgacatatttgcataaatacttcTGAAAGCCCATAAAACGTAATTTCATTTGGAAATATTATAAGTAAGTGCtactttttagtttattaatatCATTTTATCTATTATAATAAACCATAGAACACATTCTTATATTAATTGATTACAGTggattaaagtttatttaataaactaaGATTTCCGCTCTTTATTGCAGCGGTTTATAAAGGGTTTGCTGCTAATATGTAGATTAAAACCAGTAACTGCTGTGTCCACCTGTGGTAGCCACGGTCTGAGCTGTAATTTCTCTTAAATacgtatattttaattaattattttagagtttaatttaaataatttggtcCAATATGAATTTGTATAAAGCAGGAGCAGAAAATAAGTACAAAAACTATACTTTCTTAAGATGTCTctaagaaaaatttcaaaacttttaacCATTCGAAaggaatgaaataataaaatcagcCGTTCTGTTGAAAGAATCATTTTAAAGCAATAATTACTTCAAATTTTCCATTACTCTTACATTAAAGTAAATTTGTGaagatttcttttatatttttatttccataattattataaaatatcaagCATAAATAACTCTtggatgaaataaaatattttccatcaaAGCATCGGGattaattttatcaaataacaaatttttcggTTTCTCATCGAGAATTTCTTTAGCACTCAACTCACTACTACTTGGGtccaatatattattattttctatggAGTCCCTAATTTTATTGGGCTTGTTCTCTTCGAATAGTTCCTTACTCGGCTTTTTATAATCGGATTCAATTGTAGCTATAGTTGAAATGACATTGTTGCTGGCATCATGTTCTTCGAAGACTTCCTTGCTCGACTTTTTATAAACAGTTTCAATTGGAGCTATAGAAGAATGTATTgcaatatctttatttattgttgGACAATAATGTTCACTTATATAATACTATAAAAACCTTTTTTATAACACTTTTCGCTGTCACAGTCAACACTCTTACTATCGCAGAATGCTTCAACTACACCTTCAAATTTGTGCTTCGAGATTTGAGCCAAggtaatattttcttcaatgaATCTTGATTTCAGCCGTTtcgttatttttgtaaagttttttgttttaaataacttATCTTCGTTAATAGATCTGTGAAATGCCGTGCGTTTTCGCAAACTCAGTATGCCTTTTAACGTATTATTTTCGTGTGTTTTTCTCGCATTAACTATTATTTGCGTTGCTTTTTTAGAACTAATAATTTTcgttacttttgtaaaatgtcGCTGTTTAAATTGTTTATCTTCAGCTATAGATCTATAATAGATTTCCATCGCAGCGCCATCTTTTGTATTTATAACGCGCTTTAGTTTTCGTTTTTGTAAACCTTTTCCATCGACTGTGTTGTCTACTTCATTTGCTTCCCGCTTTTCGACATCTTCATTATACTCCATATCGTTTAGTGGCTCTTCGGCGATCTTCAAATCACGCGTTTCAAATTCTTGTGTAATTTCTTCAACTTTCTTATTAATAATTGTACTACTCGCCACATTTATAAAACAGTCAACTGCTTGTAGATTTGTTGCATACTTATTGTCATATTCATATGCATGTTGTATGATAAGAATTCCCGGTACTATTTTGGTAATAGTTTTAGCTGGATCAAAGATGCATTTAAAACTCAGTGATCCCATATCGTTCATGGTTTTGACTAATGCCAACATACAGCTGATTGAAAACAACACTTTGATGAACTGAAAATGTTAACAGTTAAAAGAGTTAGTTGCTCTcatcattaaaaaaaacaagtcTTACACACCTTCGTCATTG containing:
- the LOC105217505 gene encoding uncharacterized protein LOC105217505, whose translation is MTKFIKVLFSISCMLALVKTMNDMGSLSFKCIFDPAKTITKIVPGILIIQHAYEYDNKYATNLQAVDCFINVASSTIINKKVEEITQEFETRDLKIAEEPLNDMEYNEDVEKREANEVDNTVDGKGLQKRKLKRVINTKDGAAMEIYYRSIAEDKQFKQRHFTKVTKIISSKKATQIIVNARKTHENNTLKGILSLRKRTAFHRSINEDKLFKTKNFTKITKRLKSRFIEENITLAQISKHKFEGVVEAFCDSKSVDCDSEKCYKKAPIETVYKKSSKEVFEEHDASNNVISTIATIESDYKKPSKELFEENKPNKIRDSIENNNILDPSSSELSAKEILDEKPKNLLFDKINPDALMENILFHPRVIYA